From the Streptomyces nigrescens genome, one window contains:
- a CDS encoding toxin glutamine deamidase domain-containing protein, whose protein sequence is MLPDPLEWVLDMLGFNWPHADEDKLMECAQVWRNFAAEVQGHQARGASYAGNVLAENSGDAIEGFSKAWEKFSGGSGYLNDAAQAAEVIAFTFEAAAVLVIGMKVAVIVQLAILAAEIIAAQVAAPFTLGLSEIAGAAATLATREMVRRILKEVAKQLLDAIMEAAKEPVISALEAMASDLIAQTVNQNFGAQNGYNLGRTAKEGQKAATDALKNTGESLGESLRDGAGGRAGRHARNGLDSAAGHGSDGSDSTDSGSDGGSSGSESGSGSRSGSGSGSGSGSGTGSGSGSDGGGSGSGSDGGSSGNTSGTGSGTDAGAGSDGGSDGGGSGSTSGDSGGGSSTGNGNRGGSDSGGSTSHTPRASDNTGAGSTDAGRASNTDSGTNSGTNSGTNSGTGTGTNPSSSADGSSHGSDPSRSVPEAQPLPPPDQRSPFDEGYSGSNDSPYGTSPTPDSGPTPDSGHTPESGPTPDTSRPDPDSISTQPTPDNTPDAARPDPDSISTQPAPDNTPDAVRPDADSISTQPAPDNTPDAARPDTDSISTQPAHDNTPDAARPAPAPDSVSTQPAPDQSPQQGGPSHPDAPQSAPTPSPSPDPVAGNPPSYGDNSSDAGSNGTSNGDNSATGSGRASMPHVGTPSQGAPVQHTPSSGQPIQQRDPAPGDPMPTVDGPDDTAVTTQSAGTATLPPPTQHTADTGAAATPTPPQAAQQNTTQANGPMTMGPMPPQGAGTGTTTTPRGGTPPHTNGNGNGNGNGNASARSNRRPDGSQAIHDASQQPTPDRPAYNPRLDGPRREETSRPYNPRLDGPRRDAPSTPPGDNRRPDGSQIIQDHTQQPSPERPPHNPRLDGPARDTEPGPDQNNTPRPDAATPHQNDNHQQAPADPSGATTHPDAAQQSDSPRTDRPQPEGPQTPAHPDAQNPGAPNPNSPHPHQQPPIQQQPYSQQQTPQQHPLQHPQQSHQQQPTLQSHTPPQQHSQQHPQQQAPQQPHPQHQPPQQQLAPHHQNPNQNQAPHQTQPTPDQQPQQQAPVPQPANLQSHTDVRIGLNVQPGGLYSPFPHDQQALVASFPRNPDGTPRPFNDPFQPWAQLQNDGGHTVVGRSNNCADCTRSFMESWYGNPQVSAPRTYDPDGKGGIDRNSGERNGTANIQQYAGTEFRNSGPNSKDGYTRIADELRQAGHGAAAAVLVTWPKKPNGDPGGAHVFNAVNHNGRVIWVDSQTGTVSEQPINTSAENVWHLVLDADRKPFDPATAQTQTPQQQTPQPQPQNQQQQAQAQAQQAQAQQQAQAPQHQPSPYAQQSHQQQAPYAPQPGPQQPNPYQQPTPQQQPHQQYQPGPYNPQPHQQHPYAQQPGPQQPNPYQQQSPYAQQANPYAQPQPNPYAQQQPGPHAQQQPHPYTQPPHQQPQNHNPYLQPSPQNPQNPQHPTHPAAAPETVSGSPDSVRPHDRTQPDAGDTALRPGTESRRPAQTPDSDPQVPAEPGASGDHGVDGDADHSSRPEYTSQDQNADASSPDSEEHNDTDTPPSGQPPADAGDYHQPSFEDIRNELLEGEGGLVLPDSHDQQALEDAVPRDEDGYFQRFPDPYGDWADLQNDGGQSVPGRDDNCADCSRSYLETWYGNPQVSAPRMQDGDFGERDGEDNIQRWLGAEFQHAGDDALAYSRVAEDLRNAGHGAAAIVWVGYVDDDGDPYSSHLFNAVNYHGSVVWVDTQSREVMNRPINTADVGEVWHLPLDAEAQPLYPPSDSESDASEPGAAPAERDDAASYPDPGGHRQDQPAPSDNHDADPSHAVSAAAPDDQPEPSHSASESRPRTEPGGIVDPDPEHQRDLENRIPRTPEGTAQRHPDPNEGDWTDFINQPGSDAPGRSNNCVDVALSAADTYAGAPTAAGARTPDLTADGVASDRGETGGRDRMENALGARFTDFGNGRQAFNGIENALRQSGHGSQAVIVTQHSDGRAHAWNVVNHNGRITYIDAQTGRRSDKPLHSGEHGVFAVPLDSNRKPIQVVPSAGTSAQHDRQSASPAQAGRRPSENPAGTVDESTEQDGQTQPKSKYREPGMPDGQPVNHLPENVRVLPDEGQQLLRDNLDVYETDMQAVYDSVRDWVDDGSIEALIQHLTPDEAESPPEEGDSTPEDGATEAGPEKPPRFTLTSEELGQRLDGFADMDAGQRGAVVSIIARLSLSFHESHAVGVSPYPVERPYKWKEDPNRPAPLRRDVRRQTNDAKSGEEEDSRGVKQHRKANFMEAKDFAGNVRKHLLAELVDAGRPASDLKNASEGDGAGNTRPDFSGRNYAVIEVYDPNSQKTNYIVDSSIPPGEKGVSTAHSEPHLVGYVKRLNEARGTDTSQHIQIRAMFTEREPCGTVKGAGHAECSPYLVQHSEGTTVHYATTYRSGPWVADPDPNGIQTRTKAQIKTMVDAEFQDHLNEVGEIWLSLRDAQRKNGTGADD, encoded by the coding sequence ATGCTGCCGGATCCTCTTGAGTGGGTCCTGGACATGCTCGGCTTCAACTGGCCGCATGCGGACGAAGACAAGTTGATGGAATGTGCGCAGGTCTGGCGCAATTTCGCGGCGGAGGTACAGGGGCACCAGGCCCGGGGCGCCAGTTATGCAGGCAATGTGCTCGCGGAGAACTCCGGCGATGCCATCGAGGGCTTCAGCAAGGCGTGGGAGAAGTTCTCCGGCGGTTCGGGGTATCTGAACGACGCGGCGCAGGCGGCCGAGGTCATTGCCTTCACGTTCGAGGCCGCCGCCGTGCTGGTCATCGGCATGAAGGTGGCCGTGATTGTCCAGTTGGCGATTCTGGCCGCGGAAATCATCGCGGCGCAGGTCGCGGCCCCCTTCACCCTCGGACTGTCCGAAATAGCCGGCGCGGCCGCCACGCTGGCCACGCGTGAAATGGTCCGCAGGATCCTCAAGGAGGTCGCCAAGCAGCTGCTTGACGCGATCATGGAGGCCGCCAAGGAGCCGGTGATCTCCGCGCTGGAGGCCATGGCGTCCGACCTCATCGCCCAGACCGTCAACCAGAACTTCGGCGCCCAGAACGGCTACAACCTCGGCCGCACCGCCAAGGAGGGCCAGAAGGCCGCCACCGACGCCCTCAAGAACACCGGCGAATCCCTCGGCGAAAGCCTCCGCGACGGCGCAGGCGGCCGCGCCGGACGCCACGCCCGCAACGGCCTGGACAGCGCGGCGGGGCACGGCAGCGACGGCAGCGACTCCACGGACAGCGGCAGCGACGGGGGCTCCAGCGGGTCGGAGAGCGGGTCGGGGAGCAGGTCCGGGAGTGGGTCCGGTAGCGGGTCGGGGTCAGGCACTGGCTCCGGCAGCGGGTCCGATGGCGGCGGTTCCGGAAGCGGTTCCGACGGGGGCAGCTCCGGAAACACCTCAGGCACCGGCTCGGGGACGGACGCGGGGGCCGGCTCGGACGGCGGCTCCGACGGGGGCGGTTCCGGCAGCACCTCCGGTGACTCCGGCGGCGGCAGCAGCACGGGCAACGGCAACCGCGGCGGCTCGGACTCCGGTGGCTCCACCAGCCACACCCCCCGCGCCTCGGACAACACGGGCGCCGGCAGCACGGACGCCGGCAGGGCCTCTAACACGGACTCGGGCACAAACTCGGGGACGAACTCGGGCACAAACTCGGGGACGGGCACGGGCACCAACCCGAGCTCCTCCGCCGACGGTTCTTCCCACGGCTCGGACCCCTCGCGCAGCGTCCCCGAGGCACAGCCCCTCCCGCCGCCGGACCAGCGCTCCCCCTTCGACGAGGGCTACTCCGGCAGCAACGACAGCCCGTACGGGACGTCCCCCACCCCCGACTCGGGGCCCACCCCCGACTCCGGACACACTCCCGAATCGGGGCCCACCCCGGACACCTCCCGCCCGGACCCCGACTCGATCAGCACCCAGCCCACCCCCGACAACACCCCCGACGCCGCCCGTCCCGACCCTGACTCGATCAGCACCCAACCGGCGCCCGACAACACCCCGGACGCGGTACGCCCTGACGCGGACTCGATCAGCACCCAGCCCGCACCGGACAACACCCCCGACGCCGCCCGCCCGGACACGGACTCGATCAGCACCCAGCCGGCCCACGACAACACCCCGGACGCGGCACGCCCCGCCCCCGCCCCGGACTCCGTCAGCACCCAGCCGGCACCGGACCAGTCCCCCCAACAGGGCGGCCCTTCACACCCCGACGCACCCCAGTCGGCACCGACTCCCTCGCCGAGCCCGGACCCCGTAGCCGGCAACCCGCCCTCGTACGGCGACAACTCGTCCGACGCGGGCAGCAACGGCACCTCCAACGGGGACAACTCCGCCACCGGCAGCGGCCGCGCCTCGATGCCGCACGTCGGCACACCATCGCAGGGCGCCCCCGTACAGCACACCCCGTCGTCCGGCCAGCCCATCCAGCAGCGTGACCCCGCTCCCGGCGACCCCATGCCCACGGTGGACGGCCCCGACGACACCGCCGTCACCACCCAGTCCGCGGGCACCGCAACGCTCCCCCCGCCCACCCAGCACACCGCCGACACCGGCGCCGCCGCCACCCCCACCCCGCCACAGGCGGCGCAGCAGAACACCACCCAGGCCAACGGCCCGATGACGATGGGCCCCATGCCACCCCAGGGGGCCGGGACCGGTACGACCACCACCCCCCGCGGCGGCACCCCGCCCCACACCAACGGCAACGGAAACGGAAACGGAAACGGCAACGCTTCCGCTCGCTCCAACCGTCGCCCCGACGGCTCCCAGGCGATCCACGACGCCAGCCAGCAGCCCACACCGGACCGCCCCGCCTACAACCCCCGCCTCGACGGGCCGCGCCGGGAAGAGACGTCCCGGCCCTACAACCCGCGGCTGGACGGCCCCCGTCGCGACGCCCCCTCCACACCGCCCGGCGACAACCGACGCCCGGACGGCTCACAGATCATCCAGGACCACACCCAGCAGCCGAGCCCCGAGCGCCCCCCGCACAACCCCCGCCTCGACGGTCCCGCCCGCGACACCGAGCCCGGCCCCGACCAGAACAACACCCCCCGGCCGGACGCCGCCACGCCCCACCAGAACGACAACCACCAGCAGGCCCCCGCCGACCCGAGCGGAGCCACCACTCATCCGGACGCGGCGCAGCAATCCGACTCTCCCCGCACGGACCGACCTCAGCCCGAGGGCCCCCAGACCCCGGCACACCCGGACGCCCAGAACCCCGGCGCACCAAACCCCAACTCCCCCCACCCGCACCAGCAGCCGCCAATTCAGCAGCAGCCGTACTCACAACAGCAGACCCCCCAGCAACACCCCCTGCAACACCCCCAGCAAAGCCACCAGCAACAACCCACGCTGCAAAGCCACACACCACCTCAGCAGCACTCGCAGCAGCACCCACAGCAGCAGGCACCCCAGCAGCCACACCCCCAGCACCAGCCGCCGCAGCAGCAGCTGGCGCCGCACCACCAGAACCCCAACCAGAACCAGGCCCCCCACCAGACTCAGCCCACCCCGGACCAGCAGCCTCAGCAGCAGGCGCCGGTCCCACAGCCCGCGAACCTGCAGAGTCACACCGATGTCCGGATCGGCCTCAACGTCCAGCCGGGCGGCCTGTATTCACCGTTCCCCCACGACCAGCAGGCGCTGGTGGCGAGCTTCCCGCGGAACCCGGACGGCACTCCGCGGCCGTTCAACGACCCGTTCCAGCCCTGGGCCCAGCTCCAGAACGACGGTGGCCACACCGTGGTCGGCCGGTCCAACAACTGCGCCGACTGCACCCGCTCCTTCATGGAGTCCTGGTACGGCAACCCGCAGGTGTCCGCGCCACGCACCTACGACCCGGACGGCAAGGGCGGCATCGACCGCAATTCCGGTGAACGAAACGGCACCGCCAACATCCAGCAGTACGCGGGCACCGAGTTCCGTAATTCCGGCCCGAACTCCAAGGACGGCTACACCCGAATAGCCGACGAGCTCCGCCAGGCCGGCCATGGCGCAGCGGCAGCGGTGCTGGTCACCTGGCCGAAGAAGCCCAACGGCGATCCCGGCGGCGCGCACGTCTTCAACGCCGTCAACCACAACGGCCGGGTCATTTGGGTCGACAGCCAGACCGGCACGGTCAGCGAACAACCGATCAACACCAGCGCCGAGAACGTCTGGCACCTCGTCCTCGACGCCGACCGCAAGCCCTTCGACCCCGCCACAGCCCAAACCCAGACCCCACAGCAACAAACCCCCCAACCCCAGCCCCAAAACCAACAGCAGCAAGCACAGGCCCAGGCACAGCAGGCGCAGGCGCAGCAGCAGGCCCAGGCCCCACAGCACCAGCCGAGCCCGTACGCCCAGCAGTCCCATCAGCAGCAGGCCCCGTACGCACCGCAGCCGGGCCCGCAGCAGCCCAACCCGTACCAGCAGCCGACCCCACAGCAGCAGCCCCACCAGCAGTACCAGCCGGGCCCCTACAACCCGCAGCCCCACCAGCAGCACCCGTACGCACAGCAGCCGGGCCCGCAGCAGCCCAACCCGTACCAGCAGCAGAGCCCGTACGCGCAACAGGCCAACCCCTACGCTCAGCCTCAGCCGAACCCGTACGCCCAGCAGCAGCCAGGTCCCCACGCACAGCAGCAGCCCCATCCGTACACCCAGCCACCGCACCAGCAGCCCCAGAACCACAACCCGTACCTGCAGCCGTCCCCGCAGAATCCGCAGAATCCGCAACACCCAACGCACCCGGCAGCAGCACCGGAGACCGTCAGCGGCTCACCGGACTCCGTGCGGCCCCACGACCGCACCCAGCCGGACGCGGGCGACACCGCCCTGCGACCTGGCACGGAGTCACGCCGGCCCGCCCAAACCCCGGACTCCGACCCCCAGGTACCGGCAGAGCCAGGTGCTTCCGGCGATCACGGTGTCGACGGTGACGCCGACCACTCCTCTCGGCCTGAGTACACCTCTCAGGACCAGAACGCCGATGCCTCTTCCCCCGATTCGGAAGAGCACAACGACACCGACACCCCGCCCTCCGGACAGCCGCCTGCCGACGCCGGGGATTACCACCAACCGAGCTTCGAGGACATCCGCAACGAGCTCCTGGAGGGCGAGGGCGGGCTCGTCCTGCCCGATTCCCACGACCAGCAAGCGCTCGAGGATGCCGTACCACGCGACGAGGACGGCTATTTCCAGCGGTTCCCCGACCCCTACGGTGACTGGGCAGATCTCCAGAACGACGGCGGCCAGTCCGTACCGGGCCGCGACGACAACTGCGCCGACTGCAGCCGCTCGTACCTGGAAACCTGGTACGGAAACCCGCAGGTATCCGCGCCCCGCATGCAAGACGGCGACTTCGGTGAGAGGGACGGCGAGGACAACATCCAGCGCTGGCTCGGTGCAGAATTTCAGCACGCGGGCGACGATGCCCTGGCGTACTCGCGGGTCGCGGAGGACCTGCGTAACGCCGGGCACGGAGCCGCAGCCATCGTCTGGGTCGGGTACGTCGACGACGACGGAGACCCTTACTCGTCCCACCTCTTCAACGCGGTCAACTACCACGGCTCTGTCGTCTGGGTGGACACCCAGTCGCGCGAGGTAATGAACCGGCCGATCAACACAGCGGATGTGGGCGAGGTCTGGCACCTCCCCCTGGACGCGGAGGCACAGCCGCTCTATCCCCCGAGCGACTCGGAGTCGGATGCTTCGGAGCCGGGCGCCGCGCCCGCCGAGAGGGACGATGCCGCGTCCTACCCAGATCCCGGGGGCCACCGACAGGATCAGCCGGCCCCGTCGGACAACCACGATGCCGACCCCTCACATGCTGTGTCGGCCGCGGCGCCGGACGACCAACCCGAACCCTCGCATTCGGCCTCGGAGTCGCGTCCCCGGACGGAGCCCGGCGGAATCGTCGATCCCGACCCGGAGCACCAAAGGGATCTTGAGAACAGGATCCCCCGGACCCCAGAAGGCACCGCCCAGCGCCATCCGGACCCGAACGAGGGGGACTGGACGGACTTCATCAACCAGCCTGGTTCCGATGCCCCGGGGCGCAGCAACAACTGTGTCGACGTGGCCCTGTCCGCAGCTGACACATATGCAGGCGCACCGACCGCGGCCGGAGCTCGCACACCTGACCTCACTGCTGATGGCGTCGCGTCCGATCGCGGTGAAACGGGCGGCCGCGACCGCATGGAGAACGCCCTCGGAGCCCGCTTCACGGACTTCGGCAACGGCCGCCAGGCCTTCAACGGCATCGAGAACGCTCTTCGCCAGTCCGGGCACGGCTCCCAGGCCGTTATCGTGACCCAGCACTCCGACGGCCGTGCTCACGCCTGGAACGTGGTCAACCACAACGGCAGAATCACCTATATCGATGCCCAAACGGGCCGCCGCAGCGACAAGCCGCTTCACAGCGGCGAGCACGGCGTATTCGCAGTCCCCTTGGACAGCAACCGCAAGCCCATTCAGGTTGTCCCCTCTGCCGGCACCAGTGCACAGCACGACCGGCAAAGTGCCTCTCCGGCCCAAGCGGGGCGCCGCCCGTCGGAGAATCCTGCCGGCACCGTTGATGAATCAACCGAGCAGGACGGACAGACCCAGCCCAAGAGCAAGTACCGAGAACCCGGCATGCCGGACGGGCAACCGGTCAATCACCTGCCGGAGAATGTCCGGGTGCTGCCCGATGAGGGCCAGCAACTGCTGCGGGACAACCTCGACGTCTACGAGACAGATATGCAGGCTGTCTACGACAGCGTGCGCGACTGGGTCGATGACGGAAGCATCGAAGCTCTCATCCAGCACCTGACCCCCGATGAGGCCGAATCGCCCCCGGAGGAGGGTGACTCCACCCCGGAGGACGGAGCCACCGAAGCCGGCCCGGAGAAGCCTCCGAGGTTCACTCTGACGTCAGAGGAGCTCGGGCAAAGGCTCGACGGCTTTGCGGACATGGACGCCGGGCAGCGCGGAGCGGTGGTGTCGATCATCGCCCGTTTGAGTCTCTCCTTTCATGAAAGCCATGCGGTCGGCGTTTCCCCGTACCCCGTCGAACGGCCGTACAAATGGAAAGAGGACCCGAATCGCCCGGCTCCACTGCGACGCGATGTGCGGCGCCAGACCAACGACGCGAAATCCGGGGAAGAAGAAGACTCCCGCGGCGTGAAGCAGCACCGCAAGGCCAACTTCATGGAGGCAAAAGACTTCGCCGGAAATGTACGCAAGCATCTTCTCGCGGAGCTCGTGGATGCCGGCCGACCGGCATCAGACCTCAAGAACGCATCCGAAGGTGACGGCGCCGGCAACACTCGACCGGACTTCAGTGGCCGCAATTATGCGGTGATTGAGGTGTACGACCCGAATTCGCAGAAGACGAATTACATCGTTGACAGCTCCATTCCCCCCGGTGAAAAGGGCGTCAGCACCGCGCACTCCGAACCTCATCTGGTTGGCTACGTGAAGCGACTGAATGAGGCACGGGGCACCGACACCAGTCAACACATACAGATACGCGCCATGTTCACGGAGCGAGAACCTTGCGGAACGGTGAAGGGAGCGGGCCATGCCGAGTGCTCCCCCTACCTGGTCCAGCACTCCGAGGGGACTACCGTGCACTACGCCACGACATATCGAAGTGGCCCGTGGGTGGCGGATCCGGATCCGAACGGAATCCAGACCCGGACCAAGGCTCAGATCAAGACAATGGTTGACGCCGAGTTCCAGGATCACCTCAACGAAGTCGGCGAAATCTGGCTTTCGTTGCGCGACGCCCAGCGAAAGAACGGAACAGGCGCGGACGACTGA
- a CDS encoding maleylpyruvate isomerase family mycothiol-dependent enzyme, with amino-acid sequence MDAITTDMDFDDHCAEIVHQADLLSTGLDEGTRLTASVPSCPDWNLAQLLRHLGEAHRWVEELVRTRATEPPPDTALRHLPRDTTETPAALAAWLTEGARLLAGTLRNAGPGARIWTPLPSGSPRFFARRMAHETVMHRADATLTLGTDFTVDQRVALDCLDEWMELGSLPEMFDYHPDRRDLLGPGRTLHFHATDTPPEAAADWLVDLTGTTLAWRRTQEPAAVSVRAPLTDLLLLIYGRAPSDNGSYDITGDAELLEFWLSRVLFG; translated from the coding sequence ATGGACGCCATCACCACGGATATGGATTTCGACGACCATTGCGCCGAAATCGTCCACCAGGCCGACCTGCTGAGCACCGGCCTCGACGAGGGCACCCGGCTGACGGCCTCCGTGCCCTCCTGCCCCGACTGGAACCTCGCCCAGCTGCTCCGGCATCTGGGCGAGGCCCACCGCTGGGTCGAGGAGCTCGTCCGGACCCGGGCGACCGAACCCCCGCCCGACACCGCGCTCCGGCACCTCCCCCGCGACACCACCGAGACCCCGGCCGCGCTCGCCGCCTGGCTGACCGAGGGCGCCCGGCTCCTCGCCGGCACCCTCCGCAACGCGGGCCCCGGCGCCCGTATCTGGACCCCGCTCCCCTCCGGCTCCCCACGCTTCTTCGCCCGCCGTATGGCCCACGAGACGGTCATGCACCGGGCCGACGCCACTCTGACCCTCGGCACGGACTTCACCGTCGACCAGCGGGTCGCCCTCGACTGCCTCGACGAGTGGATGGAACTCGGCTCCCTGCCCGAGATGTTCGACTACCACCCCGACCGGCGCGATCTCCTCGGCCCCGGCCGCACCCTCCACTTCCACGCCACGGACACCCCACCGGAAGCGGCCGCCGACTGGCTCGTCGACCTCACCGGCACCACCCTCGCCTGGCGCCGCACCCAGGAACCGGCCGCCGTCTCCGTCCGCGCACCCCTGACAGACCTCTTGCTCCTCATCTACGGCCGCGCCCCCAGCGACAACGGGTCCTACGACATCACCGGCGACGCGGAACTGCTGGAATTCTGGCTGTCGCGGGTGCTGTTCGGGTGA
- a CDS encoding SUKH-4 family immunity protein, with protein MTDARDAELHASASRLLNGLTASGRAGDVFFVAGPPAAGKSRTLELVRRRMPEAALIDCVGLRADEVILQVLDVCGVQRPHSVAKENLDALVKGIRGDHTVLLTNVQWAGTLRTTDEPGRIRRAAFRMGRAKRSRIRLALETAEPQPGQADEPPQLIRLGSGNLFSAPEGLAPEIQALALAEYPVVPVQAWSILCESMGLTTAPADLQGFPDLYPGLLKWVPNDALAGPGVAFTHEGLAHALRLSQHPDAGEAHAMIRQLLSERLIVHTHPHGWADGGPLARYAAHGLPGHAAASGSLQEVLEDRRVLALLDPSSVMEAYRAAFGRGIPPDTMAASLRYGELSGMEPMRQGEWAAWLHHFAVTHGDQEAADAVLASEVALEWQTLWSDLRPTGAFLGEGLTHHPTGITSLSATEHTVTATNELLGTSWAWGLRSGRPHESADTSAQALEARRMVNTSRGWRPAPGEPQGAFIPRCPRDIRAAVRIGDIAVLGGDRGVFAVEILEKEPEHEVSPWHGAPLLDAYEREVATRPLPEAFRDPSATQLSEAFGNDSVFRPTESEIPESLHGTEAAQWLIEHGLPIVELLTLNTRGLRTQGLREVPPPDELEVPSHRRTGPYFALGDLLGGDLILDGGTGQVLCTSGAVEDQLSGSSLPQFVAMFHLVGRYHLLLSESLTVDKLEAAAELQSWILEIDPATAPGEVWETLLNDPEIEP; from the coding sequence ATGACCGATGCACGCGATGCGGAACTCCATGCCTCCGCCAGTCGACTTCTGAATGGTTTGACGGCATCGGGCCGCGCCGGTGACGTCTTCTTCGTGGCCGGCCCTCCTGCTGCCGGGAAGAGTCGCACACTGGAGCTGGTCCGCCGGCGCATGCCCGAAGCAGCACTTATCGATTGCGTCGGGCTGCGCGCCGATGAAGTGATCCTTCAGGTATTGGACGTGTGCGGGGTTCAGCGTCCGCATTCAGTCGCCAAAGAGAACCTTGATGCGCTGGTGAAGGGCATCCGCGGCGATCACACCGTCCTGCTGACGAACGTGCAATGGGCAGGCACCCTGCGTACCACTGATGAACCAGGACGCATCAGGCGCGCGGCTTTCCGGATGGGCAGGGCGAAGCGGTCTCGCATCCGCTTGGCGCTGGAGACCGCCGAGCCGCAGCCGGGGCAGGCCGATGAGCCGCCCCAGCTCATCCGCCTGGGATCCGGAAACCTCTTCAGTGCCCCTGAAGGACTGGCTCCCGAGATCCAGGCCCTGGCCTTGGCGGAATACCCCGTAGTACCCGTCCAGGCATGGAGCATCCTGTGTGAAAGCATGGGCCTGACCACCGCGCCCGCAGACCTTCAGGGATTCCCGGATCTATATCCCGGTCTGCTGAAGTGGGTGCCGAATGACGCGCTTGCCGGTCCTGGTGTGGCTTTCACCCACGAAGGGCTTGCACACGCATTGCGCCTCTCCCAGCACCCGGACGCGGGCGAAGCGCACGCGATGATCCGGCAGTTGCTGAGCGAGCGGCTCATAGTGCACACGCATCCGCACGGCTGGGCGGACGGCGGCCCATTGGCTCGTTATGCAGCTCACGGCCTGCCGGGACATGCCGCAGCATCCGGCAGTCTGCAAGAAGTGCTGGAGGACCGCAGGGTACTTGCTCTCCTGGATCCGAGTTCGGTCATGGAGGCGTATCGTGCCGCCTTCGGCCGGGGTATCCCGCCGGACACCATGGCTGCGAGCCTGCGCTATGGGGAGCTGTCCGGCATGGAACCCATGCGCCAAGGCGAGTGGGCGGCCTGGCTGCACCATTTCGCCGTCACCCATGGAGATCAGGAGGCCGCAGACGCGGTACTGGCCTCCGAAGTGGCCCTGGAATGGCAGACATTGTGGTCTGACCTGCGTCCGACCGGTGCCTTCCTCGGGGAGGGACTCACGCACCACCCGACCGGTATCACCAGCCTCAGCGCCACCGAACACACAGTTACCGCGACCAACGAATTGCTCGGAACCTCGTGGGCGTGGGGGCTTCGCTCAGGTCGGCCACACGAATCGGCCGATACGAGTGCCCAAGCACTGGAAGCACGACGCATGGTCAATACGTCACGTGGCTGGCGCCCGGCCCCTGGCGAACCCCAGGGTGCGTTCATTCCCCGCTGCCCCAGGGACATTCGCGCGGCAGTACGGATCGGGGACATTGCCGTGCTGGGTGGAGACCGCGGAGTGTTCGCCGTAGAAATCCTCGAAAAGGAACCGGAGCACGAAGTGTCGCCCTGGCATGGCGCACCCTTGCTGGATGCGTACGAGCGCGAAGTCGCCACGCGTCCGCTCCCTGAAGCCTTCCGGGACCCGTCAGCGACGCAACTGTCCGAGGCGTTCGGGAATGATTCGGTGTTCCGGCCGACCGAGTCAGAAATCCCCGAAAGCCTGCACGGCACGGAAGCGGCTCAGTGGCTCATCGAGCACGGCCTGCCAATCGTGGAGCTCCTTACCCTGAACACACGCGGTCTGCGCACCCAGGGACTTCGAGAGGTTCCACCGCCCGACGAGCTAGAGGTTCCTTCACACCGGCGCACCGGGCCCTACTTCGCGTTGGGAGACCTCCTCGGCGGCGACTTGATCCTGGACGGTGGAACCGGGCAGGTGCTGTGCACATCCGGTGCCGTGGAAGATCAGCTGTCGGGCAGCAGCCTGCCGCAATTCGTGGCCATGTTCCATCTGGTGGGGCGATATCACCTATTGCTCTCCGAGTCACTCACCGTAGACAAGCTCGAGGCGGCTGCCGAGCTGCAGTCATGGATCCTCGAGATTGACCCTGCGACTGCCCCCGGAGAGGTCTGGGAAACTTTGCTCAACGACCCGGAAATCGAGCCATAG